CTTAAAAATAAAACCCCCGGGGAATACTCCCCGGGGGTTTTTTCATGTTTTACAGCGGATTGGACCAGCCGCTGTAAAACGGCGAAACATATCCCTGTTCAAATCTGTCGTCACGGTCGAAAGCGCCGCCGAGACCACGGTCGTCGTTGTCGAATTCACCGCCGACGCCCATATCATTGTTTCCGAGAGTATTGCCGAAGAAACGCTCGCGTTCGCATCTGCAAATGCAGTTATTCATAAAAGGATTGCATCTGCAAAAACAATTGAGACGGACATTTCTGCGGCGCCAATCGTCATTGTCCCAGCGTCTTCCGCCGCAGCATACAGTATTGGATCGATTAAAGCAACAAGCCATATCAATTTCTCTCCCTAATTATTTGGCAGGCCTGCCGACATATCATATGTGACCGGAAATCAAACGGTACATCATTCGAAGTCGCTTTGAAGAGTGTTTGCGTATCTGAGTGCGCGGCGTCCGTATTTTTTGCGGATGCGGTCTTTAACCTCCTCCAATTCGTGCATTTTTTCGCGTTTATAATCGGCCTGAAGGAATAGGGAGAGTTGTTCCTTCGTATCGCAAGGCACGAGATTTTGTGCCGTCACGGTGACCGAACGGACCAGTTTTCCGTCGTGATAATTTGCCGAGATGATCTCCATAGCGGTCTCAATCAGTTCTTTGGTGATATCGGTGGGGTTCTTTGTCGGCTTCTGCCGCGAGATTGTGTGAAACTGCGGGTCTTTGAGAGCGACGTTGACGGTCGTGCAGCGCATTCCGCAAGAACGGAGACGCCCGGCCACCAGCTCACACAGTTCTGTTACGCAGCTGCGAATTTCCTGCGTATTGGAAAGATCATGCGGCAAGGTAGTTCCGTTTCCGACCGATTTGACCTCATGAGTGTGTTCGAACGTCAGTACCGGACTTTCGTCAAGGCCGTTGGCAAAATCACAGACCGCAGGGCCGCCTTTGCCGAGGGTTTCATACAGCAGTTCACGGTCGGCGAGCGCAAGTTGACCGATCGTTCGGATACCGATTTTGCGCAGCGCCTCGGCTGCGTTGCTTCCGACAAAAATCATCGCTTCGACCGGCTGTTTCCAAACAATATCGCGGAAATTTTCCCGTGTGATCACCGTGACCGCATCGGGTTTTTTGTAATCGCTGCCGAGTTTTGCAAACACTTTATTAAACGACACGCCCACCGAAATGGTCAGCCCAATCTCGGTTCTGATTCGATTTCGTAATATTTCGGCAATTTCCGATCCGGTTCCGAAGAGTTTTTGGCTGCCGGTGACGTCTAGCCACGATTCGTCTATTCCGAACGGTTCGACCTGTTCGGTGTATTGCTGATAGATGTCATTGATTTTTTGAAAATACTGATGATATTCGCCGTGCCTCGGAGGGACAAGCAACAACCCCGGACATTTTTTGCGTGCCTGCCAGATGGTCTCTGCCGTGACGACACCGCATTTTTTGGCGAGCTCGTTTTTGGCTAAGATGATGCCCGAACGGGTCTGTTCGTCACCCGCAACCGCCATCGGAACGTCACGGTACTGNNNNNNNNNNNNNNNNNNNNNNNNNNNNNNNNNNNNNNNNNNNNNNNNNNNNNNNNNNNNNNNNNNNNNNNNNNNNNNNNNNNNNNNNNNNNNNNNNNNNTCCGCTTTCGGCGTGATAATGCCATAATCCTCGGTCACGCCCGAAATCGGATAATAACGCTTAGCTTTATATCGTACATTCGTCTCGATATTCGTAATCGTATTTTCACCCCAGAAATCACCGCCGAAGAACGGGCAGAAGACCACGCGGACTTCTCCGGGAACACCTGCGCAAAAAACGCCGTCCAAATCGGAATAAGAACAGGGTTTTTTCACCCATTCGGGGTGTCGTTCAAATTTATGCCACGGAAATTGCATTAAAAACTTTTTACTCTCGCCGACTTGCCATGAACCGGGCAGTAAATATGCCTCCTGCCAAGGGGTATCGCCCCAGGTCGCGCCGTGCGGTGACGGACCGTAGGGTTTGCCGATGGTGTTTAACTGCCAGATGCCGTTTGCGCCGTAGGTGTGCCCGCAGCAGCCCGTGAGCACGTTAGCCCAGAAACAGTAGCGCTGGATATCCGGTCCGCTCGATCCGCAGATGCCCTCGTAGTTGACCTCGGCATCGATGACCGGCATCTTTTTGCGGTCTACTGCCGCTTTGACCTGTTTGATCGTCGGAAGCAGAGACAGAGGCCCGGCGTGCCCGGTTTGGAGCATATCCAAATCGAGCAGGGTTTCGTCCTCAAGCTGCTCATGCCCGTTCTGGGTCGGGTGAATTGTGATCAGCCGCTTAAACGGATCGTTTTTTTTGACATGGCGGGTCAGTTCTGTCCATTCTTTGCGGGCTTTTTGAATATATTGTTCATAAGTGATCTTGCCGGAGACCAGATCGGGATCGTCGTAAAAAGCCATATTCGCCTCGCCCGCGATGCACCAAACGACCGGGTATGCCGCCCAGCGCGCGAGCAGATAGTTCCAGTGCCTGCGGATGTTCTCGATGCCCGCAAAGCCCGTGAAAAAGCCCCAGCAGCCGACGATGCAGGGCACGATCCCCTGATCGATAAGATATTGTATCTTTTTATCGGCAGCGTCGAAATAAGCCGGGTTGACCGCTTTGAATTCGGGATCCCACGGGAAGCCCGCCTCGTTTGTGCCGCGCTCGTCAAACGGCTTCATATCCGGGTAGAGTCCCGCGATGATCTGAACCACCGAAAAGCCCTTTTCAACGCGGTCTGCGGTCAGTTTTTTAAATCCGTCCGGCCACGAAAGGCGGGTTGTAAATGCCATCCACCAAGTGTCGCCGAGCCAGAAAAAAGGCGTTCCGTCGGTATGTTCAAGATATTTATTTCCGCTGTTCTTTTGAACCGCGCCGTGTTTATAAAGCGGGTTTTCGCCGGTATAAGCAGTCACTTCCACTTCGCCCGTCAAGCCGTTCAGGCCGGAATTTCCGCTGTCGCTGCAAGCGGTTGTAAAACGGTGTGTGCCGACCAAATTCGAGCTGTACCGAATATGCCAAAGATTGCTGCCCGCCCAAAAAGCGAGAACCTTTTTGATGCTGCCGTCAGGTGAGGTGAAAGAGGCAGAAACCGAGATTTCATTAAAAGGGTCACAGTAACTTCTCTCGGAATGCAGAATAATTTCAACGACTTCATTCTTTTTCGTTTGGTACAAAATAATCCCTCCTGTTTTTCGGTGACGTCTTGATACATTTTACCAGTGCGCTGACTTTTTTTCAAGCGTTCTATTAAAACAAAGCCCTCCCGGTATTTTTAATCTATCAGCTTATAGACAAATTGCGCGATTTCATATACAATTATTTATGAATTGATTTTGAGGTGATACAATGAAAAAAATTAAAGCTGTATTGATAGGAGCGGGTTCACGGTCGACCGCTTACGGACCGTATGCGATCAATCAACCGGATGAGCTGCAGTTTGTCGCGGTTGCGGAACCCGATGCCGAGAGAAGAAACCGATTTGCGGACATACACGGCATCCCCGAGCAACTTCGTTTTTCCGATTATAAGGAACTGTTAGGCAGAGAGCTTCTCGGCGATGCGGCGGTCATCTGCACTCATGATAAATTGCATTTCGACCCTGCCGTCAAGGCACTGGAGAAGGGTTATCATGTATTGCTCGAAAAGCCGATGGCTGCAACCCCGTCTGAATGCATGCTCTTAGCGGAAGCTGCCGAAGAGTATGACAGGGTATTTTCGATCTGTCATGTCCTGCGGTATACGGATTTTTTCGGAACCATCAAAAAACTCTTGGATGACGGGAGAATCGGAAAACTTATCTCTATTCAGCATAATGAAAACGTCGCTTTTTGGCATCAGGCACACGGTTTTGTCAGAGGCGGGTTTCGGAATTCCGACGAATCAAGCCCGATGATCCTTTCAAAATGCTGTCATGATATGGACATCATGCTCTGGCTTGCCGGTGACGATTGTGTACGTCTTTCATCGTTCGGTACCCTTTCCCATTTCAAGCCCGAAAACGCGCCGGTCGGAGCTCCTGCCAGATGTCTTGACGGATGTCCTGTGGAAAAAGAATGTCCGTATTATGCCCCGAAGCAATACCTGTCCGTGAATACGGGGTGGCCTACTTCGGCAATCTGCAATGACATGAGCATCGAGGGCAGGACAAAAGCGCTTCGCGAAGGACCTTACGGGAGATGCGTCTATCATTGCGACAACAACGTGGTCGATCATCAGGTCGTCAATTTGGAATTCGCGAATGAAGTCACTGCGGCTTTTACGATGTGCG
This DNA window, taken from Oscillospiraceae bacterium, encodes the following:
- a CDS encoding DNA polymerase IV — protein: QYRDVPMAVAGDEQTRSGIILAKNELAKKCGVVTAETIWQARKKCPGLLLVPPRHGEYHQYFQKINDIYQQYTEQVEPFGIDESWLDVTGSQKLFGTGSEIAEILRNRIRTEIGLTISVGVSFNKVFAKLGSDYKKPDAVTVITRENFRDIVWKQPVEAMIFVGSNAAEALRKIGIRTIGQLALADRELLYETLGKGGPAVCDFANGLDESPVLTFEHTHEVKSVGNGTTLPHDLSNTQEIRSCVTELCELVAGRLRSCGMRCTTVNVALKDPQFHTISRQKPTKNPTDITKELIETAMEIISANYHDGKLVRSVTVTAQNLVPCDTKEQLSLFLQADYKREKMHELEEVKDRIRKKYGRRALRYANTLQSDFE
- a CDS encoding DUF4038 domain-containing protein, producing MYQTKKNEVVEIILHSERSYCDPFNEISVSASFTSPDGSIKKVLAFWAGSNLWHIRYSSNLVGTHRFTTACSDSGNSGLNGLTGEVEVTAYTGENPLYKHGAVQKNSGNKYLEHTDGTPFFWLGDTWWMAFTTRLSWPDGFKKLTADRVEKGFSVVQIIAGLYPDMKPFDERGTNEAGFPWDPEFKAVNPAYFDAADKKIQYLIDQGIVPCIVGCWGFFTGFAGIENIRRHWNYLLARWAAYPVVWCIAGEANMAFYDDPDLVSGKITYEQYIQKARKEWTELTRHVKKNDPFKRLITIHPTQNGHEQLEDETLLDLDMLQTGHAGPLSLLPTIKQVKAAVDRKKMPVIDAEVNYEGICGSSGPDIQRYCFWANVLTGCCGHTYGANGIWQLNTIGKPYGPSPHGATWGDTPWQEAYLLPGSWQVGESKKFLMQFPWHKFERHPEWVKKPCSYSDLDGVFCAGVPGEVRVVFCPFFGGDFWGENTITNIETNVRYKAKRYYPISGVTEDYGIITPKA
- a CDS encoding Gfo/Idh/MocA family oxidoreductase, with the translated sequence MKKIKAVLIGAGSRSTAYGPYAINQPDELQFVAVAEPDAERRNRFADIHGIPEQLRFSDYKELLGRELLGDAAVICTHDKLHFDPAVKALEKGYHVLLEKPMAATPSECMLLAEAAEEYDRVFSICHVLRYTDFFGTIKKLLDDGRIGKLISIQHNENVAFWHQAHGFVRGGFRNSDESSPMILSKCCHDMDIMLWLAGDDCVRLSSFGTLSHFKPENAPVGAPARCLDGCPVEKECPYYAPKQYLSVNTGWPTSAICNDMSIEGRTKALREGPYGRCVYHCDNNVVDHQVVNLEFANEVTAAFTMCAFTYECNRTIKLMGTKGEIRGSMLKNEIEIHNFTGEHEIINLQQSQYGHGGGDFGLMRDFLRLVQGDGEAEGLTSVKKSVQSHIMSFAAEKARLEGTVINIKEYIESVKNN